CCCGCAGTCGGAGGCGCCGAACCCCGGGATGGGGCCGTCAGCGAGCGCGCTCGCGAGACGGCACTCCTCGTCACGACCGCCGCCGACGCGCTCGACCCCGACGAGGGACACGCTCGGGTGGCCACCGAGGTAGTCGACGTGCCAGTGCCGGACGTCGTGCTCGCCGGCGGCGACGCGGCGGTGGCGGTCGACCCGCGAGAAGCCGCCGCTCCCGAGCGCGCTGCCGGTGTACGCGTAGCCGCCCGCGGGGAACTCGTGGGTGCCGAGCGCGCCCACCGCGACGGAGCATGACTCCGGGACCGCGAACACGAGCGTGTAGGTGCCCGCGTCGATCACGAATCGTCGGCGTAGGCGGCGTCGGTTGACTCGGCGGAGTCGGCGAGCGTCGTCTGGACCGACCCGCTGCGCTCGTGTTCGAGCAGGCGTCGCTTCAGTTCGGGGCCACCCTCGGCCGAGAAGCCGCCGACGCCGTCGGCGGCGACGACGCGGTGACACGGGATGAGCAGCGGGATGGGGTTGCGCCCGCAGGCCGCGCCGACCGGTTGGGGTGCGTTGCCGAGGTCGGCCGCGAGCTCGCCGTACGTCCGCGTCTCGCCGTAGGGAATCGTCGACATCGCGCCCATCACGCGACCGGTGAAGCCGTCGGGGTACCGGAGCGGGAGGTCGAACTCGCGGCGACTCCCGTCGCGGTACTCCCGGACCTGCCGTCGTATCTCCGCCGTCGGCGCGTCGACGTACGCCGCATCGAGCGTGATCCGGCCGCCGGGAACCCCCACCGTCACCGGGTCGCGCTCCCTCGCCGCGTTCGCCGTCGGATCCATGTCGGCACTCACGCGTC
The DNA window shown above is from Halobaculum marinum and carries:
- a CDS encoding GIY-YIG nuclease family protein yields the protein MIDAGTYTLVFAVPESCSVAVGALGTHEFPAGGYAYTGSALGSGGFSRVDRHRRVAAGEHDVRHWHVDYLGGHPSVSLVGVERVGGGRDEECRLASALADGPIPGFGASDCGCDSHLAHYPDAETAEDAVAAAYERIDG
- a CDS encoding methylated-DNA--[protein]-cysteine S-methyltransferase, which gives rise to MDPTANAARERDPVTVGVPGGRITLDAAYVDAPTAEIRRQVREYRDGSRREFDLPLRYPDGFTGRVMGAMSTIPYGETRTYGELAADLGNAPQPVGAACGRNPIPLLIPCHRVVAADGVGGFSAEGGPELKRRLLEHERSGSVQTTLADSAESTDAAYADDS